One Syngnathoides biaculeatus isolate LvHL_M chromosome 4, ASM1980259v1, whole genome shotgun sequence DNA window includes the following coding sequences:
- the tut7 gene encoding terminal uridylyltransferase 7: protein MENSDRPNRTRPGSWGAPADSWRSQDQSRGHTYRMDGAQQGRKSQGGPYRASPKRGGLGPLAYSPGAFRGGHSPLQREDLHRFWSPENCGPLRDDNWREYMQQQWGKSIRDGGLHEDRDQWRRDTADGNVPNAARRHRPRNKGRNFAEEDRDLASEESSLSAKDLHILRQAERRLSKDDIHALKKKSNSKPNAVYTCALCDVLLDSVSDANRHIRDKRHKRRLREKKEHEMLTEIPPPGPEHVNALTVALEAVIREHGMDDSDIEKRRYVVSIMQDLLLSVLPEIRLRLYGSSCTKFGFKDSDVNIDIQYPAHMHQPDVLLSVKECLAVSPLFVDLEADFHARVPVVICKEKKSGLLCKVSAGNENAFQTTSYLASLAMQEHLLPPLVLGLRHWAKICQVDRAEEGGLPPYVFALMVIYFLQQRKEPLLPTYLNQAIKTFSLSKLSDFNLTCVEDGHLHWTCSSSAKDTTQPQDNIRGKVPLVFQSPHPNLEVGLLWVEILRFYSLEFNMADNVISVRTSAVLSRELKDWPKKRIAVEDPFAVKRNVARTVNSQQMFDYFLHCLKTTYKYFALPLNTAAANHKTSVQRAKESCEGEAGLSELSQLSIHSQSKCNENGPEDCDCIIEEEEEIEEGSESDGEKEKVDFGKSSYSEEEEDEDAVAHGRRHLDSFTTEDEEIFPVDEISGEELLSDEEPPDLDTPNSNEEEEEELAPSVPLPPSLMDSVENELSESKKQMTKRSYQFTKQAFTRGKSHTVVCSLCKRDGHLKKDCPEDFKKVELQPLPPMTPDFLNVLDQVCEQCFADFAPDDVEVAIREWILRDLETFVRRQFPGARLQLFGSSKNGFGFRQSDLDICMVREGQDSIDDADCINIIERLAKLLRKHPDLRNILPITTAKVPIVKFYHLRTGLEGDISLYNRLALHNTRLLALYAAIDRRVKILCYVMKVFAKMCDIGDASRGSLSSYAYTLMVLFFLQQRDPPLLPVLQELYDGDKKPEVLVDGWNVYFYDDLKTLPSRWPEFGKNTETVGELWLGLLQFYTEDFDFKEHVVCTRQKARLTTFNKQWTSKYIVIEDPFDLNHNLGAGLSRKMTNFIMKAFINGRTVFGTPVKVFPPEYPSQMEYFFDPQVLTEGEVAPNDRCCRICGKIGHFMKDCPMRRKSRHRHDSERRLDGMRERADTGEEPASRHKSEHWRRRDAPEPRCCFLCGSATHIKKDCQLFRGPAGSMKMENFPMSSSGLLRNFREKQGSPSKDEKKRHQHVMLSPQAGSLAARNLGRSSHRKSPVE, encoded by the exons ATGGAGAACTCCGACAGGCCCAACCGGACAAGGCCAGGTAGCTGGGGGGCACCTGCAGACAGCTGGAGGAGCCAGGACCAGAGTAGAGGACACACCTACAGAATGGATGGAGCTCAGCAAGGCAGAAAAAGCCAGGGAGGTCCATACCGGGCCAGCCCCAAGAGGGGGGGACTCGGACCCCTGGCTTATTCCCCTGGAGCCTTCCGAGGTGGTCACAGCCCCTTGCAGCGGGAAGATCTACATCGGTTCTGGAGCCCCGAAAACTGTGGCCCGCTTCGAGACGATAACTGGAGAGAGTATATGCAACAACAATGGGGCAAGAGTATCCGTGATGGGGGACTACATGAAGACAGGGATCAGTGGAGGAGGGATACCGCTGATGGAAATGTTCCTAATGCAG CAAGAAGACATAGGCCAAGGAACAAGGGCAGAAATTTTGCTGAAGAGGACCGGGACCTCGCAAGTGAAGAGTCCTCACTCTCAGCGAAAGATCTGCACATTCTGCGACAAGCCGAGAGGCGTCTAAGTAAAGATGACATACACGCTCTCAAAAAG AAGTCCAACAGCAAGCCCAATGCCGTTTACACCTGCGCCCTCTGCGACGTCCTCCTAGACTCTGTGTCCGACGCCAACAGGCATATCCGAGACAAGCGTCACAAGCGAAGGCTCAGG GAGAAGAAAGAGCACGAGATGCTGACTGAAATCCCGCCTCCTGGCCCTGAACATGTTAATGCATTGACTGTCGCTTTAGAGGCTGTCATCCGCGAGCATGGAATGGATGACAGCGATATAGAGAAGAGACGCTATGTTGTGTCCATCATGCAAGACCTGCTCCTGTCCGTCCTGCCCG AGATCAGGCTGAGGTTGTATGGATCATCTTGCACAAAATTTGGATTCAAGGATTCTGATGTCAACATCGACATTCAGTATCCAGCACAT ATGCATCAGCCAGATGTCTTGTTGTCAGTCAAGGAGTGCCTCGCTGTGAGCC CTCTTTTTGTCGATCTTGAAGCTGATTTTCATGCTCGCGTACCTGTAGTCATCTGCAAAGAAAAGAAGAG tggtCTTCTCTGCAAAGTGAGTGCAGGGAATGAAAACGCATTCCAAACCACTTCTTATCTAGCATCCCTTGCCATGCAGGAGCATCTCCTTCCTCCGCTGGTTCTTGGACTGCGACATTGGGCTAAG ATTTGTCAAGTAGACCGTGCAGAAGAGGGTGGACTACCGCCATATGTCTTCGCCCTCATGGTCATCTACTTTTTACAGCAGCGCAAGGAGCCACTCTTGCCAACGTATCTGAACCAAGCG ataaagaCCTTTTCCCTCAGTAAGCTTTCGGACTTCAACCTCACGTGTGTCGAGGATGGACACTTGCATTGGACTTGCAGTTCTTCAGCCAAAGACACAACACAGCCACAAGACAACATAAGGGGAAAG GTTCCACTGGTTTTCCAGAGCCCTCACCCCAATCTGGAGGTCGGCCTTCTCTGGGTTGAAATTCTCCGCTTTTATTCCCTGGAGTTTAACATGGCTGACAATGTCATCAGTGTACGAACCAGCGCCGTTCTCTCGCGGGAGTTAAAAGACTGGCCCAAGAAACGGATCGCTGTGGAGG ACCCTTTTGCTGTAAAGAGGAATGTGGCGCGCACTGTTAACAGCCAACAAATGTTTGACTACTTCCTCCATTGCCTCAAAACAACATACAAGTATTTTGCACTGCCACTCAATACGGCGGCTGCCAATCACAAGACATCAGTTCAAAGAGCAAAGGAGTCATGTGAAGGGGAGGCGGGCCTGTCGGAGTTGAGTCAACTGAGCATTCATTCGCAAAGTAAATGTAACGAAAATGGCCCTGAAGACTGTGATTGCATCattgaggaagaggaggaaattgAGGAAGGCAGTGAGTCTGACGGGGAGAAGGAAAAGGTGGACTTTGGGAAAAGCAGCTActctgaggaagaggaggacgaagACGCTGTTGCCCATGGCAGACGTCACTTGGACAGCTTTACGACAGAGGATGAGGAGATTTTCCCTGTGGATGAAATCTCCGGGGAGGAGCTTTTGTCTGATGAAGAACCTCCGGATTTGGACACACCTAATTcaaatgaggaagaggaggaggaattgGCACCTTCTGTCCCATTACCTCCATCTTTAATGGACAGTGTTGAAAATGAGCTCTcagaaagtaaaaaacaaatgacCAAAAGGTCATATCAGTTTACCAAGCAAGCTTTCACCAGAGGAAag TCTCACACAGTTGTGTGCAGCTTGTGCAAACGCGATGGCCACTTGAAGAAAGATTGTCCAGAGGATTTCAAGAAAGTGGAGTTGCAACCTTTGCCCCCAATGACACCGGACTTCCTCAATGTGCTTGACCAAGTCTGTGAGCAGTGTTTTG CGGACTTTGCGCCAGATGACGTGGAAGTGGCGATCAGAGAGTGGATCCTGCGAGATCTGGAGACTTTCGTTAGACGACAGTTCCCAG GTGCTCGGCTGCAGCTGTTTGGATCTTCCAAAAACGGTTTTGGCTTCAGGCAGAGTGACCTCGACATCTGTATGGTGCGAGAGGGCCAGGACAGCATAGAT GATGCCGATTGCATCAATATAATCGAACGCCTTGCAAAGCTTCTTCGGAAACACCCTG ATTTAAGGAACATCCTGCCAATCACCACAGCCAAAGTGCCCATTGTGAAGTTCTACCATCTCCGCACTGGCCTGGAGGGAGACATCAGCCTCTACAATAGACTG GCTTTACACAACACGCGACTGCTGGCATTATACGCAGCCATTGACCGGAGAGTGAAGATCCTCTGTTATGTCATGAAGGTGTTTGCCAAG ATGTGTGACATTGGGGATGCATCCCGTGGCAGTCTCTCGTCTTACGCCTACACTCTCATGGTTCTCTTCTTCCTCCAGCAGAGGGATCCCCCTCTTTTACCCGTGCTGCAGGAG ctttacgATGGTGACAAGAAACCCGAGGTGTTAGTGGATGGCTGGAACGTATATTTCTATGACGATTTAAAAACACTT CCAAGTCGGTGGCCAGAGTTTGGCAAGAACACGGAGACAGTGGGGGAACTGTGGCTCGGCCTCCTCCAGTTCTACACGGAGGACTTTGACTTTAAAGAGCATGTCGTGTGCACCCGTCAAAAAGCCCGCCTCACCACTTTTAACAAGCAGTGGACTTCCAAGTACATCGTCATTGAAG ATCCATTTGACCTCAATCATAATCTTGGTGCTGGTCTATCAAGAAAAA TGACCAATTTCATCATGAAGGCTTTCATCAATGGCAGAACAGTGTTTGGCACCCCGGTGAAGGTCTTTCCTCCCGAGTACCCCAGTCAGATG GAGTACTTCTTTGACCCCCAAGTCCTCACTGAGGGAGAAGTGGCCCCCAACGACCGCTGCTGCCGCATCTGTGGCAAGATCGGTCACTTTATGAAAGACTGCCCCATGCGCAGGAA GTCCAGGCACAGGCACGACTCAGAAAGGAGGCTCGACGGCATGCGAGAGCGAGCGGACACCGGAGAGGAGCCGGCGTCCCGACACAAAAGTGAACACTGGAGGAGGCGGGACGCCCCGGAGCCGCGCTGCTGCTTCCTGTGTGGATCCGCCACTCACATCAAGAAGGACTGTCAGCTCTTCAGAGGGCCCGCAG GaagtatgaaaatggaaaacttCCCTATGTCCTCATCAGGCCTTTTGAGGAATTTCAGAGAGAAACAA GGTTCACCGTCaaaagatgagaagaaaagGCATCAACACGTGATGCTAAGTCCACAAGCAG GCAGTTTGGCTGCCCGCAATTTGGGTCGCTCCAGTCATAGGAAGAGCCCGGTGGAGTGA
- the LOC133498802 gene encoding zinc finger protein 570-like, which translates to MLKDLVRNRLIAAAEEIFGLFEGAIATYEEQLRQAREETERQRRQLEAVCKTQIVIRMEDVQQVIGRHVEFSPQLEWGSSSSEPQDPQPSFVKEETLQPLFVKEEKEAAQPKRVQEEVEEVEDVDVIKIALNGTTTLPVEGENETPEVQLQSPSGDQCGGPPPDNLLAPLSDSDDVEEMSESETDRESDDKRSASSERETAPNKKTRAPRSRHAPKERYGCSTCSKTFNTKKMLRKHMRTHIGKKSFRCSACGKLFSKKANVVLHMKTHAGEKPFSCPICDKKFTLKQEKLAHVKTHSEGKSFTCPTCRKTFSQNGHLVSHMRTHAGDTMYSCSMCDRAFSQKASLVRHVKAHAAKKTL; encoded by the exons ATGTTGAAAGATTTGGTGAGGAATCGACTCATTGCAGCCGCGGAGGAAATCTTCGGGCTGTTCGAAGGAGCGATAGCGACGTACGAAGAGCAACTTCGTCAAGCGAGGGAGGAAACCGAGCGGCAACGACgacaactggaagctgtttgcAAGACTCAAATTGTTATACGCATGGAAG atgtgcagcaggtgaTTGGCCGTCACGTGGAATTTAGTCCTCAGTTGGAGTGGGGGAGCTCCAGTTCGGAGCCGCAGGATCCGCAGCCCTCCTTCGTGAAAGAGGAAACACTACAACCCCTCTTCGTTAAAGAGGAAAAGGAGGCTGCGCAGCCCAAGCGTGTCCAAGAGGAAGTtgaggaagtggaggacgtcgaTGTCATAAAAATAGCGCTGAACGGTACTACCACACTACCCGTGGAGGGGGAAAACGAGACACCCGAGGTTCAGCTTCAAAGTCCAAGCGGAGACCAGTGCGGAGGACCACCGCCGGACAACCTTTTAGCGCCGCTGTCGGACAGCGACGACGTCGAAGAAATGTCGGAGAGCGAGACAGACCGCGAAAGTGACGACAAGCGGTCGGCATCCTCCGAAAGGGAGACGGCGCCGAACAAGAAAACCCGGGCGCCGCGGAGTCGGCACGCTCCCAAAGAACGTTACGGCTGCTCGACCTGCAGTAAAACGTTCAACACGAAGAAGATGTTGAGGAAGCACATGAGAACGCACATAGGCAAAAAAAGCTTCCGTTGCTCCGCGTGCGGGAAGCTGTTCTCGAAGAAAGCCAATGTGGTTCTACACATGAAAACTCACGCGGGGGAAAAGCCTTTCAGTTGTCCGATTTGCGATAAGAAGTTCACTCTTAAGCAAGAAAAGCTCGCACACGTGAAAACACACTCAGAAGGAAAATCTTTCACTTGTCCAACGTGCCGGAAAACCTTCTCCCAAAACGGCCATCTTGTTTCACACATGAGAACGCACGCGGGAGACACGATGTACAGCTGCTCGATGTGCGACAGGGCGTTCTCTCAGAAGGCGTCCCTGGTCAGACACGTGAAAGCGCACGCCGCAAAGAAAACTTTGTAG